In Natronococcus sp. AD-5, the genomic window GCGAGACCAAACTCGACCCGATCGAGGGCGGCGCCGCCATCGCGAAGTCGATCGTCAAAGTTTGTCTCGAGGAGCGGTTCCGGTGAGGGACGATCCCGGCCCCGCGGAACCGACCGTCTTTCCGGGCCGCGGGAATAGCTGCATAACTGGGTGACTGAATAACTGGTTCTCGAGTTCCGCGACCGTCGTCGCCGTCCGGTCAGCGCTCCGCCTCGAGTCGGGTCTCGAAGTCGACCCACTCCGGGCGGGTATCAGGTCGATCGGGAAGGTAGGTTCCCTCGGTGCCGCAGTCGGCGACCAGCGGGCAGGCCGTCCGTTCCGGCGGCCAGACGACCTCGATCCCGTCTCCGGTCGTCCGAACGGTCACCGCCTGTCGGTACGTGAACGTCCCGCCGTCGGACTGAATCAGCGTGATCTCCAGGACGAACTCGTCGGTCGGGGCGAGGGCAACCGTCGCGTCCCCTCCGGCCGTCAGCCGCGCGGTCCCGCCGCTCCCGTTCTCGGCGTCGGCACCGGGCTCGAGCGCCCACTCGACCGCGATTCGGTCCTCGGGATCGCCGATGCGGCTGGTGGCCGCCGCGCCGCTTTCGTTCTCGAGTCGAACCGTCGCCCGGTCGACTCGCCCGGGAACGCCGACGGCGGTCTCGCCGTCGAACGACTCGCCCTCGCGCACGCTCAGGGGTTCGAGCGTCGGGATGACGGGATCGTCGGGAGCGGCCGTCCACTGGCCGCGGTACGCGTAGCGGTAGTGGGTCCGATCGGGGTAGGCGGCGAGCACCGCGAAGTCCCGACCGGGAGGGCCGTCGAGCGCGTAGACGACCTCCCCGTCGAAGCCGGGGTCGTTTCGGAGCGACTGGAAGGGGTGGTTCTGCCACTGACCGTACGGCGTCGGCAGGAACACGAGCGCGTTCTCGAGGTCCCGCTCTTCGAACGGTTCGTAAGCCGACTCGAACCGATCGGTGTCCGCCGCGTTGCGCTCGATCGGCGTCGAGAGGAGCGCGGCGTTAGCCGCGCCGACCACGAGGAGGCTTGCGACGAGCACCGCGAGCGCGAGGCGTCGAGCCCTCGCCGGCGACCCGCAAGCGGCTAGCCGCTTGCGGGTCGCGTCGTCGCGAAGCCGCCGCCAACCGGTCACGAGCCCGAACGCGGCGAAGATCGACAGCGGCGCGAGTGCGTCGAAGTGATAGAACGGACCGAACAGGGAGAGCAGTCCGTTCGTCGGATCGTCCATCGTCGCGAGGACGTTGAAGTTCCCCCAGAACGCGAGGTTGCCCAGCGGAACGGCGACCAGCAGGCCTGCCAAGAGGAGCCCCCCCGTCCGGCCCTCGGCCGTCGCTCCGTCGACTCTCGGATCGAGGGGGCGCCACCGCCGAAGGGCGAAGCCGAGTCCCGCGAGCGCGGCGACCGTCCCGATCGGTCCCGCGGTGAACCAGCGGGTCGCGAAGTACCACAGGACGTAGCCGTTGGCCTCGAGGGCGAGCGTCGGCGTGTACTCGATCGAGTGGCTGAGGATCTCTCGGCGTCCGAAGCCGAGCCCGTCGCGGGGCGCGAACGCCTCGTACGGGAAGACCAGGGGTGAGCCGGTGAGCCGGGCGTTGTACGCGAGCGCGAGGACGACGAACCCCAGCCCCACGGCGGCGGTGAGCGCGTTTCGTCGAACCGGATCGGGAACCGGTCGGACGCCACGCGCCCGCCGCCGTCGGACCGATCGGAGGGCCGTCCAGAGGGCGTGGCAGACGAACGGCGCCGCGAACAGGACGGCGGTGTACGGGCGGGCGAAAAAGGCCAGGCCGATCGCCGCACCCGCCAGCGCCGCATCCCGGAGGCGCCCGTTTCGGACGCCGCGCAGGTACAGGATCGCGAAACAGAGGTTCAATAGCGTCGTCGGCGCGTACGGCAGGAACACCGACGAAGTGAGCAGCGCGAGCGGCGAGGCCGCGAAGACGGCCGCGGCGACGACGCCGATCCGCCGGTCGAAGACCATGGCTCCGAGTACGTACACCAGGGCGGCGTTCCCCGCCGCGACGGCCGCCAGGGCGACGCGCGGCTCGCCGACCAGCGCCATCGACGCGGCGAACACCGCCGCCGGAACCGGCGAGTACTTCGGGTAGAGCCGCCCCCCGTCCTCGACGAAGAACCACGGCCGAAACGCGCCGGCGAGATCGCCCGCGTGGAGCTCGAGTTGCCCCTCGAGCAGCGTGGCCGCCTGCGTGAGATAGACGGCTTCGTCGTTGTTACTCGAGTGGTACGGAAACAGCTGCGTTGCGATCGCAAACACGGCGACGCCCGCGAGCGCGGCGACGCAGAGCGCGTACAGGTGCTCTCGCTCGGCGCCGTCGCGGACGCGGACACGCAGACGTCGGAACGGGGGCGACGGGGAGCGTCGGCGAAGCGGATCGAGGATCACGGCGGCGGACGCCGATCAGGTATCGATGCCGACCTCGCGCATGAGGTCGATCGTCGGCTCGAGGTCGGACAGCTCGGCCAGGTCGAGGCTCGGAACGTCGAGTTCGTCGATCGTCGGCAGATCGCCGACCGGCTCGACGCCGGAGATCAGCGGGTACTCGAACGTCGTGGTGGCGAAGTACTCCTGGGCCTGCGCCGAGAGCAGGTGCCGGACGAAGTTCTCCGCGAGCTCCGGATCGTCCGCGGCGTCCGTGACGGCCGCACCGGCGACGTCGAACGCCGCGCCCGCATCGCCCTCGGTGAACGAGGTGGCGATCGGCGCGTCGGACGAGCCGTCGCGGACGCGCTCGACGTAGTAGTGGTTCGTGAATCCGGCGTCGACCTCGCCGTCCGCGATCGCCTGACAGACCGCGAACTCGTCCGGGTAGTCGGTGATCCCCGAGGCGACGACGCCCTCGAGCCACTCGCGGGTGGCGTCGTCGCCCTCGAGCAGCCGCATCGCGGTGACGAACGCCTGACAGGAGCCGTACGAGGGGGCCCAGCCGAGGTCGCCGTCGAAGCCGGTCGCGTAGGCGTCGATGTCGTCGGGCATGTCGTCGTCCGAGAGCGCGTTCGTGTTGTACGGAACCGTCCGAGCGCGCCCGGACGTTCCGATCCAGTGGTCGGTCCGGAACTCCTCGCGAACCATCTCCAGGACGCCGTCGGAGAGTTCCCGAGTGCGACCCTCGTCCGCGAGCGCGCCGAGCGCGCCGGCGTCGACGGTGTAAAACACGTCGGCCGACGTTCCCGATCCTTCCTCCTCGATCTGGTTGACGAGGTCCGCGGAGTCGCCGTAGCGGGGATCGATCGAGAAGTCGTCGTAGTACGCCTCGAGATCGTCGATGAGCGTTCCGACGAGGAACTCGCCGCGGCCCGAGTAGACGGTGAGCTCACCCTCGAGGTCCGGCATCTCTTCGACCGGCGTTCCGCCGGGTTCGGGCCGTCCTTCGCGGCCGGAACCGATCTGACCGAAGACGGAACCCCCGTCCCCCTCGTCCTCACCGCCGCCGATCAGCCCGGTACAGCCCGCCAGCGCCGCCGCACCGAGCGCGGCCGAACCGACGAGAAATCCCCGGCGATCCGCCGAGCCGGTCTGTCGAGTCATGTTTTTTAGGCTTACCTAAATTAACTTATAGCCGTCGATTCGGCACGGGGAGCGGTCCGCTCGAGCGCGTCGAGGCAGGCGAGCCAATCGAGCATGTGCTCGCCGACGTGGTTGAAGAAGCCGCCGTTGGTGTAGTCCGACCAGTCGCTGTCGGCGAGTTTCCGCGCCACCGCCTCGAAAACCTCGGCGTAGGCGTCCGCGTCTCCGCCGACGACCTCGGGCGGCTCTGCCGTCCGAGCGGCCCGCGGAGCCTCCGGTTCCACGCCGTCGATCACGCGCCAGAGGTGCTCGTTGAGTTCGAGACCGGACACCTCGTTGTTGAGATCGTCGAACGTGCTTCGCGGGGCCTTGTTGTGTTCGCACAGCGGCGCGCCGTTGTAGATCCGCTTGCCGAGCACGTCGCAAGCGCGCTTCAGGAAGACGCCGCTCCAGATGTCGTCGAACCGGCCGACGTCCCACTCGTTGTCGTCCATCGGGAGCTGGTAGAACGCGGGAATCACCTCGCGGCGGAAGGCGAGGTTCATCGAGCAGACGGTGAGGTAGTTGCCCCGCGCGGCGACGAAGTCGTCGGCGAAGTCCTCGCGGCTCGTGCGGGTCTGGGCCTGTCCCTCGAGGTCACCGTCCATGAGGATTCGGACGGCGTCCAGGTCGGGGACGTTGGTCCAGAGACCCTGGGAAGCGACGACCTCGCCGGCTTCGATCTCGGCCGTGCCGGTCTCGACGGTTTCGTCCATCGCGGAGTAGGGGTACCCCCGCGGGTACAGCCCGTGCTCGTCGGCGTTCTGGTAGAGAACGTTCACCCACCGCTCGTCGGAGGCGACCTCCTCGATCTCGCCCTCGAACGCGAGGTTCGCCACGTGCGTGCCGAAGAAGTCCTCGCCTTCGTGCGGAAGCGTGTCGTCGTCGATGAAGAAGCCGTACTCGAACTCCTCGTGGGCCCACATGTAGAGCAGTCCGAAGCTCGTCTCGGCGTGGCTCGCCGCCGGCACGACGTGACCGTACTCCGCGACGCCGCGGTCGGCGTACCACCGCTCGCGGCGAGTCCCGTCGAAAACGTCGCCGGAGACGCCCTCCTCCTCGAGCATCGCCGCCATCGCGTCGGTCTCGCAGAAATCCTCGGTGACGAGCACGACGTGGAGTCGCGAGAGGTCGAAGCCGTGTTCGCGCGCGTTCGCGAAGTACGACCGCAGGCACTCGTACTCCCGTATCGTCGGGACGACGACGCAGATGTCCTGGCTCATTGGTCGCTATTTTTTAGGTCCGCCTAAAAAATTGGCGGTATCGGTTTCGGTCGCCGATCGCGATCCCTCCGTCGCGGTCGACGGGGAGACGCCGAGCGATGCGACCGCCCCGGCGCCGCCGATCAGCGTCACCCCGTTTTTCAGCGCGTGGTCGACGATGGCGGCCGCAAACGCCGTACTCGCGCCGACGGGAGAGAGGCCGACGATCAGCGCCGCGAACGCGGCCTCGTAGAGCCCGACGCCGCCCTGCGAGAGCGGAAGGACCTTCGCGAGGTTCCCGACGCTCACGGCGAGGGTCCCGATCGCCAGCAGCGTCCCGGCCGGTAGCCCGCTGTCGATCGCCGCGAGAACGAGCACCGCGGTGAGCACGTCGAGCGTCCACACCGCCAGGCTCGCGCCGCCGATCGCGACGAGCGCTCGCGGTCGACGCGCGACGACTCGAACGTCCGCCGCAAACTGGAGGGGGGGCTCGAGCGCGCGCTCGAGTCGCGGCGAGCCGTCGGCGCGCGTCCGGAGCCGCGCACCGAGACCGTAGTTCGATCGGGCCGACGTCACGACGACGATCGCGACGCCGAGCGTCGCCGCGCTTACGGTGGCCGCAGCGGCGAGTGCGGTTCGCGCTCCCGCGGTCTCCGCACCGACCTCGAGCGGATCGGTATCGCCCCCGAGCGCAACCCACGCCATCGCGGCGCCCGCGAGCGCGGCGAGCGCCGCCAGGTCGAAAACGCGCTCGACGGTCAACGAGGCGAATCCCGACGCGTAGGGGACGTCTTCGTAGACGTTGACGACGTACGCACGCGCCGCATCACCCGCTCGAGCGGGGATCGCGAGGTTCGCCGTCTGGCTGACGAACACGGCCATCGTGAGCAGCGCCGTTCCGCCAGGGTGGCCGATCGACCGGAGGATCGATCCGTACCGGCGACCCCGAACCGGCCACGAGACGGCGTAGACGGCGACCGCGGCGGCGAGTACGAGGGGATCGGCGGTTGCGACGTCGTCGGCGACCGCGCCGACGTCGATCTCTCGCGCCGCGACGACCAGACCGAGAACCGCGAGCGCCGTCCCCGCGAGCGTTAGTCGACGTCGCGTCGAACGCGCGGTGAATCCGCCGCTCGTCGCTCCGCCCTCGGCGCAGGACGACGGCGGCTGGTCGCCGTCCCCTCGCGGGGTCGATCGCTCGCGGCCGTTCATACGGGAAGCCTTCCATCCCAAATATTTAAGCCCACCTAAAACTCGCCGAAACCGTTGCCTCGGTCGCTCTCGGTGGAATTACCGCCGAGATAGAAGGTGGGATCGTCCCTCAGGCCGGCTCGGCGACGACGGTCCCGCTCCGATCGACCGACATCGTCGTCCGCGTTCCCAGGTTGAACGCGTTCGTCCGCGAGACGGGGTCCGATGAATCCGGCTCCACCGGTCACGAGAACGCGCCGGTTTGAAAGGGACACGTTCGATGACTGGTGGTCGACGGATTACTGTTGATCGTTCGCCCGGCTGCGTCGGACGATGACGATCGCAGTCCGTTACGCGTTTCGAGACGCGCTCGGTAATATAAAACGCCGTTCTCGCGATCGACGCCCCCCGCTCGTCGATCGAGTCTGGTTGTGACAACGGTCAACAATCATATCTCCCTAACGCGATTTTACTGATCCGGACCGGACGCGGAATGGCGGAGCATTACGCGGATAGGGAAATGCTTATATAGAATCACAATCAATCATTCGCTCGACTATGAGTCAGCGAATGCAGCAGGGACAGCCGATGATCGTGATGAGCGAAGACTCCCAGCGCGTCAAGGACCAGGACGCGCAGGATTACAACATCCGCGCCGCTCGAGCGGTCGCGGAGGCCGTTCGCTCCACGCTCGGCCCCAAGGGGATGGACAAGATGCTCGTCGACTCGATGGGATCGGTAACAATCACCAACGACGGCGTCACCATCCTCCAGGAGATGGACATCGACAACCCGACGGCCGAGATGATCATCGAAGTCGCCGAGACTCAGGAGGACGAAGCCGGCGACGGCACGACGACCGCCGTCGCGATCGCCGGCGAACTCCTCAAGAACGCCGAGGACCTCCTCGAACAGGACATTCACCCGACGGCGATCATCAAGGGCTTCCACCTCGCCAGCGAGCAGGCCCGCGAGGAGATCGACGACATCGCCGTCGACGTCGACACCGAGGACGAGGACCTCCTGCGCTCGGTCGCCGAAACCTCGATGACCGGCAAGGGCACCGAAGTTAACAAGGAGTACCTCGCCGAGCTCATCGTCGAGGCCATCCGCCAGGTCACCGTCGAGAACGAAGCGGGCGAGAACGTCGTCGACCTCGAGTTCCTCAACATCGAGACCCAGACCGGCCGCAGCGCCGGCGAGTCTGACCTCCTCGAGGGCGGCATCGTGGACAAGGATCCGGTCCACGACAACATGCCCGTCGAGGCGACCGACGCCGACATCCTGCTGCTGAACACGCCGATCGAGGTCGAGGAGACCGACGTCGACACCGAAGTCTCCGTGACGGACCCCGATCAGCTCCAGAAGTTCCTCGACCGCGAGGAGAAACAGCTCAAGGAGAAGGTCGACGCGATCGCCGACCTCGGCGCCGACGTCGTCTTCTGCCAGAAGGGCATCGACGACCTCGCACAGCACTACCTCGCCAAGGAGGGCATCCTCGCCGTCCGCCGCGCGAAGAAGTCCGACCTCGAGTTCCTCAAGGAAGTCGTCGGCGCGAACATCGTCTCCGACCTCGAGAACGCGACGGCCGAGGACCTCGGCTACGGTGACGTCACCCGCGACGAGGAGGACGAGCTGTTCTACGTCGAGGGCGACGACGCCCACGGCGTCACGCTCCTGCTGCGCGGCTCGACCGACCACGTCGTCGACGAACTCGAGCGCGGCGTCAACGACGCGCTCGACGTCGTCGCCCAGACCGTCTCCGACGGCCGCGTGCTGGCCGGCGGCGGTGCGATCGAGGTCGAACTCGCCTCGCGCCTGCGCGACTACGCCGACTCCGTCTCCGGACGCGAGCAGCTGGCCGTCGAGGCCTTCGCGGACTCGCTCGAGCTCGTCCCGCGCGTGCTCGCCGAGAACGCCGGTCTCGACTCCATCGACACGCTCGTCGACCTCCGCGCGGCTCACGACGAGGGCGACGCCAAGGCCGGCCTGAACGTCTTCTCGGGCGACGTCGAGGACACGTTCGACGCCGGCGTCGTCGAACCGGCTCACGCCAAGGAACAGGCCGTGACCAGCGCGTCGGAAGCCGCGAACCTCGTGCTCAAGATCGACGACATCATCTCCGCCGGCGACCTGTCGACCGACAAGGGCGGCGACGAGGAAGGCGGCGCCCCCGGCGGCATGGGCGGCGGTATGGGTGGCGGCATGGGCGGCATGATGTAAGATCGGCCGACGACCCACTGTCATCCAGATCGATACTCACGTCTCGCCTGCCGACCGACCGCAATTCTCGCATTTTTCGCGCCGATATCGCCTCGAGCTCGTAGCCGCGGCCAAAGGCTTTGCTTGCAGACGTCGCAGTCGTCCGCTATGGCATCGCCGCTCGTCCTGCTGAAGACGGCCGTCTTCTCGGTGCTCGTTCCGGGAACGGTCGCCGGGCTCGTCCCGCAGTTGCTGGCCCGACGTGATCGACTCGCGCTTCCGATCGAGCCTCGAGTCGCTCGAGTCGCGGGCAGCGCCTCGCTCCTCGCGGGCCTCTCGCTGTATCTCCACACCGCCCGGCGGTTCTCGGACGAGGGCAGCGGGACGCCGTCGCCGTCCGACGAGCCGTCGGAGCTCGTGACGGGCGGCGTCTACGGCTCCGTGCGAAATCCGATGTACCTCGCGGTGCTCTGCTGTATCGGCGGGCAGGCGCTGCTGTACAGGTCGGTGCTCGTCTGCTGGTGGGCGGTGGGGTGTTGGCTCGGGTTCCACAACCGGATCCTCGAGTACGAGGAACCGCACCTGGCGGCGAAACACGGCGAGGAGTACGAGCGGTATCGAGAACGCGTCCCCCGATGGCTTCCGCGGCCCGCTCGCGACGCGACCTCACTTGACTAACGGCCTCGACCGAACGGCGTCTCGAGGCGCGTTCAGAGGGGTTTTTGCATCGTCTGACTGAACACGTCGTACGGCCCGAGTTCCTCGTCGGCGTCCCAGCTCTGTTCGCCCGGCGTCTCGTGGTTCAGTTCGAGAACGGTCAGTCCTTTGCCGATGTCGCTGCCGACGGTGTAGGTG contains:
- a CDS encoding DUF7846 domain-containing protein, encoding MLDPLRRRSPSPPFRRLRVRVRDGAEREHLYALCVAALAGVAVFAIATQLFPYHSSNNDEAVYLTQAATLLEGQLELHAGDLAGAFRPWFFVEDGGRLYPKYSPVPAAVFAASMALVGEPRVALAAVAAGNAALVYVLGAMVFDRRIGVVAAAVFAASPLALLTSSVFLPYAPTTLLNLCFAILYLRGVRNGRLRDAALAGAAIGLAFFARPYTAVLFAAPFVCHALWTALRSVRRRRARGVRPVPDPVRRNALTAAVGLGFVVLALAYNARLTGSPLVFPYEAFAPRDGLGFGRREILSHSIEYTPTLALEANGYVLWYFATRWFTAGPIGTVAALAGLGFALRRWRPLDPRVDGATAEGRTGGLLLAGLLVAVPLGNLAFWGNFNVLATMDDPTNGLLSLFGPFYHFDALAPLSIFAAFGLVTGWRRLRDDATRKRLAACGSPARARRLALAVLVASLLVVGAANAALLSTPIERNAADTDRFESAYEPFEERDLENALVFLPTPYGQWQNHPFQSLRNDPGFDGEVVYALDGPPGRDFAVLAAYPDRTHYRYAYRGQWTAAPDDPVIPTLEPLSVREGESFDGETAVGVPGRVDRATVRLENESGAAATSRIGDPEDRIAVEWALEPGADAENGSGGTARLTAGGDATVALAPTDEFVLEITLIQSDGGTFTYRQAVTVRTTGDGIEVVWPPERTACPLVADCGTEGTYLPDRPDTRPEWVDFETRLEAER
- a CDS encoding extracellular solute-binding protein, with the translated sequence MTRQTGSADRRGFLVGSAALGAAALAGCTGLIGGGEDEGDGGSVFGQIGSGREGRPEPGGTPVEEMPDLEGELTVYSGRGEFLVGTLIDDLEAYYDDFSIDPRYGDSADLVNQIEEEGSGTSADVFYTVDAGALGALADEGRTRELSDGVLEMVREEFRTDHWIGTSGRARTVPYNTNALSDDDMPDDIDAYATGFDGDLGWAPSYGSCQAFVTAMRLLEGDDATREWLEGVVASGITDYPDEFAVCQAIADGEVDAGFTNHYYVERVRDGSSDAPIATSFTEGDAGAAFDVAGAAVTDAADDPELAENFVRHLLSAQAQEYFATTTFEYPLISGVEPVGDLPTIDELDVPSLDLAELSDLEPTIDLMREVGIDT
- a CDS encoding alpha-1 4-glucan-protein synthase, with protein sequence MSQDICVVVPTIREYECLRSYFANAREHGFDLSRLHVVLVTEDFCETDAMAAMLEEEGVSGDVFDGTRRERWYADRGVAEYGHVVPAASHAETSFGLLYMWAHEEFEYGFFIDDDTLPHEGEDFFGTHVANLAFEGEIEEVASDERWVNVLYQNADEHGLYPRGYPYSAMDETVETGTAEIEAGEVVASQGLWTNVPDLDAVRILMDGDLEGQAQTRTSREDFADDFVAARGNYLTVCSMNLAFRREVIPAFYQLPMDDNEWDVGRFDDIWSGVFLKRACDVLGKRIYNGAPLCEHNKAPRSTFDDLNNEVSGLELNEHLWRVIDGVEPEAPRAARTAEPPEVVGGDADAYAEVFEAVARKLADSDWSDYTNGGFFNHVGEHMLDWLACLDALERTAPRAESTAIS
- a CDS encoding lysylphosphatidylglycerol synthase transmembrane domain-containing protein encodes the protein MNGRERSTPRGDGDQPPSSCAEGGATSGGFTARSTRRRLTLAGTALAVLGLVVAAREIDVGAVADDVATADPLVLAAAVAVYAVSWPVRGRRYGSILRSIGHPGGTALLTMAVFVSQTANLAIPARAGDAARAYVVNVYEDVPYASGFASLTVERVFDLAALAALAGAAMAWVALGGDTDPLEVGAETAGARTALAAAATVSAATLGVAIVVVTSARSNYGLGARLRTRADGSPRLERALEPPLQFAADVRVVARRPRALVAIGGASLAVWTLDVLTAVLVLAAIDSGLPAGTLLAIGTLAVSVGNLAKVLPLSQGGVGLYEAAFAALIVGLSPVGASTAFAAAIVDHALKNGVTLIGGAGAVASLGVSPSTATEGSRSATETDTANFLGGPKK
- the thsB gene encoding thermosome subunit beta, with the translated sequence MSQRMQQGQPMIVMSEDSQRVKDQDAQDYNIRAARAVAEAVRSTLGPKGMDKMLVDSMGSVTITNDGVTILQEMDIDNPTAEMIIEVAETQEDEAGDGTTTAVAIAGELLKNAEDLLEQDIHPTAIIKGFHLASEQAREEIDDIAVDVDTEDEDLLRSVAETSMTGKGTEVNKEYLAELIVEAIRQVTVENEAGENVVDLEFLNIETQTGRSAGESDLLEGGIVDKDPVHDNMPVEATDADILLLNTPIEVEETDVDTEVSVTDPDQLQKFLDREEKQLKEKVDAIADLGADVVFCQKGIDDLAQHYLAKEGILAVRRAKKSDLEFLKEVVGANIVSDLENATAEDLGYGDVTRDEEDELFYVEGDDAHGVTLLLRGSTDHVVDELERGVNDALDVVAQTVSDGRVLAGGGAIEVELASRLRDYADSVSGREQLAVEAFADSLELVPRVLAENAGLDSIDTLVDLRAAHDEGDAKAGLNVFSGDVEDTFDAGVVEPAHAKEQAVTSASEAANLVLKIDDIISAGDLSTDKGGDEEGGAPGGMGGGMGGGMGGMM
- a CDS encoding methyltransferase family protein — its product is MASPLVLLKTAVFSVLVPGTVAGLVPQLLARRDRLALPIEPRVARVAGSASLLAGLSLYLHTARRFSDEGSGTPSPSDEPSELVTGGVYGSVRNPMYLAVLCCIGGQALLYRSVLVCWWAVGCWLGFHNRILEYEEPHLAAKHGEEYERYRERVPRWLPRPARDATSLD